A genomic window from Lycium barbarum isolate Lr01 chromosome 4, ASM1917538v2, whole genome shotgun sequence includes:
- the LOC132637016 gene encoding bHLH transcription factor RHL1-like: protein MQEAMNSFQNSGETDDFLQQILSSVPTNSSSPWPDMISSGDGQTPYNFEEQQSTLLASKLRQHQITGNGTAAAKALMLQQQLFMSRGLAANGDQNDDALNPGNDISVQALFNGFAGSLGQTSNQSQQFHHSQSFGAPASSTMNQTPAASGSAGPKQQKVRARRGQATDPHSIAERLRRERIAERMKSLQELVPNANKTDKASMLDEIIDYVRFLQLQVKVLSMSRLGGAAAVAPLVADRSSEGGGDCVQGNGGRGSNGTTSLSNNDTTMTMTEHQVAKLMEEDMGSAMQYLQGKGLCLMPISLATAISTATCHSMKPNNPLLLGGGGPATNGGGETGGGPSSPSLSASTVQSATMGGGAC from the exons ATGCAAGAAGCAATGAACTCATTTCAAAACAGTGGAGAAACTGATGATTTTCTTCAACAAATTCTCAGTTCTGTTCCTACTAATTCTTCTTCTCCATGGCCTGATATGATCTCCTCAGGTGATGGTCAAACACCGTATAATTTCGAGGAACAACAGTCAACTCTCTTAGCTTCAAAACTCAGACAACATCAGATCACTGGTAATGGTACTGCTGCTGCTAAAGCATTAATGCTTCAACAACAGCTTTTCATGTCTAGAGGACTTGCTGCTAATGGTGACCAAAACGATGATGCTTTAAATCCG GGAAATGACATTTCAGTTCAAGCTCTTTTTAATGGATTCGCTGGATCTCTTGGTCAAACCTCTAATCAATCTCAGCAGTTTCACCATTCTCAG AGTTTTGGAGCTCCAGCGTCTTCAACGATGAATCAAACGCCGGCGGCGAGTGGTTCAGCTGGGCCAAAGCAACAAAAAGTTAGGGCTCGAAGAGGACAAGCAACTGATCCTCACAGCATTGCTGAAAGA TTGCGGAGAGAGAGAATTGCAGAGAGAATGAAGTCGTTGCAGGAGTTGGTACCCAATGCCAATAAG ACAGACAAGGCATCAATGTTAGATGAAATCATCGACTATGTCAGGTTCCTCCAGCTCCAAGTCAAA GTTCTGAGTATGAGCAGATTGGGAGGTGCTGCAGCTGTTGCTCCCCTAGTTGCTGATAGGTCCTCTGAG GGAGGAGGTGATTGTGTACAAGGAAATGGAGGTCGGGGGAGTAACGGAACGACATCGTTGTCAAACAATGACACCACCATGACAATGACGGAGCACCAGGTTGCAAAGCTGATGGAAGAAGATATGGGATCAGCCATGCAATATCTTCAAGGAAAAGGCTTGTGCCTTATGCCAATTTCCTTAGCCACAGCTATTTCCACCGCCACGTGTCACTCCATGAAACCCAACAACCCACTACTACTCGGTGGCGGAGGGCCCGCCACCAATGGTGGTGGTGAGACTGGCGGTGGGCCGTCTTCTCCTAGCTTGTCGGCTTCCACTGTCCAATCGGCCACGATGGGTGGTGGGGCTTGTTAG
- the LOC132637017 gene encoding anthranilate synthase beta subunit 2, chloroplastic-like, translated as MAGIIKSSFIHIDAKNYTSLSSDFHKKTLALPTAKTHRENTFRIRIAKRCETTSLFAVSENSSVTSCVEELSSDNNGAKRIIKSPIIVIDNYDSFTYNLCQYMGELGCNFEVYRNDELTVDELKEKNPRGILISPGPGAPQDSGISLQTVLELGPTVPLFGVCMGLQCIGEAFGGNIVRSPYGVMHGKSSPVYYNEGGEDGLFAGLSNPFTAGRYHSLVIDKDTFPKDALEITAWTEDGLVMAARHKVYKHIQGVQFHPESIITSEGKTIVRNFVKLIERKEEAESQN; from the exons ATGGCCGGAATTATTAAATCTTCATTCATTCACATTGACGCTAAAAATTACACATCTCTATCATCTGATTTTCACAAAAAAACCCTAGCTTTACCGACGGCGAAAACACATCGCGAAAATACATTTCGTATTAGAATTGCGAAGAGGTGTGAAACGACGTCGTTGTTTGCTGTATCGGAGAACAGCTCAGTTACTAGTTGTGTTGAAGAATTATCATCGGATAATAATGGTGCTAAAAGGATAATTAAGAGTCCgattattgttattgataattatGATAGCTTCACTTATAATCTCTGTCAG TATATGGGAGAGCTTGGATGCAATTTCGAGGTTTATCGGAACGACGAGCTTACTGTGGATGAACTGAAGGA GAAAAATCCAAGGGGAATACTAATATCACCTGGACCAG GTGCACCTCAAGATTCTGGGATATCATTGCAAACTGTACTGGAACTTGGACCAACTGTTCCGTTATTTGGTGTTTGTATGGGTTTGCAATGCATCGGAGAGGCTTTTGGAG GAAATATTGTGCGCTCTCCATATGGGGTGATGCACGGAAAAAGCTCCCCTGTGTATTATAATGAAGGTGGGGAAGATGGCTTATTTGCAGGGTTATCAAA CCCATTCACAGCTGGTAGATACCACAGCCTGGTAATAGACAAGGACACTTTCCCCAAAGACGCACTTGAGATAACTGCATGGACAGAAGATGGTCTTGTAATGGCTGCTCGTCACAAAGTTTATAAACACATACAG GGGGTACAATTCCATCCGGAAAGCATCATCACAAGTGAAGGCAAAACAATAGTTCGCAATTTTGTCAAATTGATAGAGAGGAAGGAAGAAGCAGAATCTCAAAACTAG
- the LOC132637020 gene encoding probable galacturonosyltransferase 6 isoform X2 — protein sequence MRLLRRCTRIFILSLLAISVFTPVFLLSFRLKHLNSDASRDFVEDLSILKHRIDAQGNSAVQQEKVEGLKGPHLVVYRDENDRLDKAENVNLQQNNGTTYRGEEKTQRNLSEQKVSSFREKEKSRPKGVQHSRSIQSHSRRPLDEKVKEMKDKVIRAKAYLSFAPPGSNSHFVKEIKLRIKELERAMGDVTKDSSLSRRAIQKMKAMDGTLLKAGRIYPGGSAMVNTLRTMTYNAEEQLRSQRVQTSFLVQLAARTTPKGLHCLSMRLTTEYFALQPEERELPNQHKLQDPDLYHFAVFSDNVLTCSVVVNSTVSTARDPEKIVFHIVTDSLNLPAMSMWFLMNPPGKAIVQIQSIDSFEWLSSKYKEDQQKKRKGLDPRYTSALNHLRFYLPDIFPSVNKIVFLDHDVVVQKDLTRLFHVNIKGKVNGAVETCVEGEPSFRRMDMFINFTDPMVATRFDRNTCTWAFGMNIFDLKEWRKQNLTALYHKYLELGSERPLIKAGSLPIGWMTFYKYTHALDRRWHLLGLGYDSGVARAEIEQAAVVHYDGVMKPWLDIGIQKYKPYWKKHVSYEHPFMQQCNIQA from the exons ATGAGGTTGCTTCGACGATGTACGAGGATTTTTATCCTCTCTTTGCTTGCTATTTCAGTCTTCACTCCTGTGTTCTTGCTTTCCTTTAGGCTCAAACACCTTAACTCTGATG CATCGCGAGACTTTGTTGAAGATTTATCGATTCTT AAGCACAGAATAGATGCTCAGGGGAATAGTGCAGTTCAACAG GAAAAAGTTGAAGGCCTAAAAGGACCACACTTGGTTGTATACAGAGATGAGAATGATAGGCTTGACAAAGCAGAGAATGTTAACTTACAGCAAAATAACG GGACCACATATCGCGGAGAAGAAAAAACTCAACGAAATCTATCTGAGCAAAAAGTGTCCTCATTTAGAGAAAAG GAAAAGTCCAGACCAAAAGGGGTTCAACACAGTCGGAGCATACAATCACATTCGCGGAGGCCATTAGATGAGAAAGTAAAAGAGATGAAAGATAAAGTGATAAGGGCCAAAGCGTACTTGAGTTTTGCACCACCAGGTAGCAATTCTCATTTTGTGAAGGAGATAAAGCTACGAATTAAAGAGCTAGAACGAGCTATGGGCGATGTCACTAAAGATTCTAGTTTGTCAAGGAG GGCCATACAGAAGATGAAAGCCATGGACGGGACCCTGCTGAAAGCTGGCCGAATATACCCTGGTGGCTCAGCTATGGTGAATACACTACGTACCATGACTTATAATGCTGAAGAACAGCTTCGATCACAAAGGGTTCAAACTTCCTTCCTTGTACAGCTCGCTGCAAGAACTACACCAAAAGGCCTTCATTGCCTTTCCATGCGGTTGACCACAGAATATTTCGCCCTGCAGCCTGAGGAGCGGGAACTTCCTAACCAACATAAACTGCAGGATCCCGATCTCTATCACTTTGCTGTTTTCTCAGACAATGTTTTGACGTGTTCCGTGGTTGTCAATTCAACTGTTTCAACTGCTAGG GATCCAGAGAAAATTGTCTTTCATATAGTGACTGATTCTCTTAACCTGCCAGCCATGTCAATGTGGTTCTTGATGAATCCTCCTGGAAAAGCAATAGTTCAAATCCAGAGCATAGACAGTTTTGAGTGGTTATCATCCAAATACAAAGAGGATCAGCAGAAGAAGCGAAAGGGCCTTGATCCAAGATACACTTCTGCACTGAACCACTTGCGCTTTTATCTGCCTGATATTTTTCCTTCCGTGAACAAGATTGTGTTCCTCGACCACGATGTGGTTGTGCAAAAGGATCTAACCAGACTTTTTCACGTCAACATTAAGGGTAAAGTGAACGGTGCAGTGGAGACTTGTGTGGAAGGTGAGCCTTCATTCCGCCGAATGGATATGTTCATCAATTTCACAGACCCCATGGTGGCTACAAGGTTCGATAGAAACACATGCACTTGGGCATTCGGGATGAATATATTTGATCTGAAGGAGTGGAGGAAGCAAAACTTAACTGCCCTCTATCACAAGTACTTGGAATTG GGAAGTGAGAGACCATTAATAAAAGCTGGTAGTTTGCCGATTGGTTGGATGACTTTTTACAAATATACACATGCTCTAGACAGGAGATGGCATCTCCTCGGACTGGGGTATGACTCGGGTGTCGCACGAGCCGAAATCGAGCAGGCAGCAGTGGTTCATTATGATGGAGTTATGAAACCATGGTTAGACATTGGGATCCAAAAGTACAAGCCATATTGGAAAAAACATGTTAGCTACGAACATCCGTTTATGCAACAATGCAATATACAAGCGTAG
- the LOC132637020 gene encoding probable galacturonosyltransferase 6 isoform X3 yields MRLLRRCTRIFILSLLAISVFTPVFLLSFRLKHLNSDASRDFVEDLSILKHRIDAQGNSAVQQEKVEGLKGPHLVVYRDENDRLDKAENVNLQQNNGTTYRGEEKTQRNLSEQKVSSFREKEKSRPKGVQHSRSIQSHSRRPLDEKVKEMKDKVIRAKAYLSFAPPGSNSHFVKEIKLRIKELERAMGDVTKDSSLSRRAIQKMKAMDGTLLKAGRIYPGGSAMVNTLRTMTYNAEEQLRSQRVQTSFLVQLAARTTPKGLHCLSMRLTTEYFALQPEERELPNQHKLQDPDLYHFAVFSDNVLTCSVVVNSTVSTARKSHLTMRIALRRSLNRRNTYSMSMWFLMNPPGKAIVQIQSIDSFEWLSSKYKEDQQKKRKGLDPRYTSALNHLRFYLPDIFPSVNKIVFLDHDVVVQKDLTRLFHVNIKGKVNGAVETCVEGEPSFRRMDMFINFTDPMVATRFDRNTCTWAFGMNIFDLKEWRKQNLTALYHKYLELVILFFPLAQTLVSRVIGTQ; encoded by the exons ATGAGGTTGCTTCGACGATGTACGAGGATTTTTATCCTCTCTTTGCTTGCTATTTCAGTCTTCACTCCTGTGTTCTTGCTTTCCTTTAGGCTCAAACACCTTAACTCTGATG CATCGCGAGACTTTGTTGAAGATTTATCGATTCTT AAGCACAGAATAGATGCTCAGGGGAATAGTGCAGTTCAACAG GAAAAAGTTGAAGGCCTAAAAGGACCACACTTGGTTGTATACAGAGATGAGAATGATAGGCTTGACAAAGCAGAGAATGTTAACTTACAGCAAAATAACG GGACCACATATCGCGGAGAAGAAAAAACTCAACGAAATCTATCTGAGCAAAAAGTGTCCTCATTTAGAGAAAAG GAAAAGTCCAGACCAAAAGGGGTTCAACACAGTCGGAGCATACAATCACATTCGCGGAGGCCATTAGATGAGAAAGTAAAAGAGATGAAAGATAAAGTGATAAGGGCCAAAGCGTACTTGAGTTTTGCACCACCAGGTAGCAATTCTCATTTTGTGAAGGAGATAAAGCTACGAATTAAAGAGCTAGAACGAGCTATGGGCGATGTCACTAAAGATTCTAGTTTGTCAAGGAG GGCCATACAGAAGATGAAAGCCATGGACGGGACCCTGCTGAAAGCTGGCCGAATATACCCTGGTGGCTCAGCTATGGTGAATACACTACGTACCATGACTTATAATGCTGAAGAACAGCTTCGATCACAAAGGGTTCAAACTTCCTTCCTTGTACAGCTCGCTGCAAGAACTACACCAAAAGGCCTTCATTGCCTTTCCATGCGGTTGACCACAGAATATTTCGCCCTGCAGCCTGAGGAGCGGGAACTTCCTAACCAACATAAACTGCAGGATCCCGATCTCTATCACTTTGCTGTTTTCTCAGACAATGTTTTGACGTGTTCCGTGGTTGTCAATTCAACTGTTTCAACTGCTAGG AAAAGTCATTTAACTATGCGTATAGCACTCAGAAGGTCACTCAACCGGCGAAATACCTATT CCATGTCAATGTGGTTCTTGATGAATCCTCCTGGAAAAGCAATAGTTCAAATCCAGAGCATAGACAGTTTTGAGTGGTTATCATCCAAATACAAAGAGGATCAGCAGAAGAAGCGAAAGGGCCTTGATCCAAGATACACTTCTGCACTGAACCACTTGCGCTTTTATCTGCCTGATATTTTTCCTTCCGTGAACAAGATTGTGTTCCTCGACCACGATGTGGTTGTGCAAAAGGATCTAACCAGACTTTTTCACGTCAACATTAAGGGTAAAGTGAACGGTGCAGTGGAGACTTGTGTGGAAGGTGAGCCTTCATTCCGCCGAATGGATATGTTCATCAATTTCACAGACCCCATGGTGGCTACAAGGTTCGATAGAAACACATGCACTTGGGCATTCGGGATGAATATATTTGATCTGAAGGAGTGGAGGAAGCAAAACTTAACTGCCCTCTATCACAAGTACTTGGAATTG GTCATATTATTCTTCCCATTGGCCCAAACCTTGGTAAGCAGAGTTATTGGGACCCAGTGA
- the LOC132637020 gene encoding probable galacturonosyltransferase 6 isoform X1: MRLLRRCTRIFILSLLAISVFTPVFLLSFRLKHLNSDASRDFVEDLSILKHRIDAQGNSAVQQEKVEGLKGPHLVVYRDENDRLDKAENVNLQQNNGTTYRGEEKTQRNLSEQKVSSFREKEKSRPKGVQHSRSIQSHSRRPLDEKVKEMKDKVIRAKAYLSFAPPGSNSHFVKEIKLRIKELERAMGDVTKDSSLSRRAIQKMKAMDGTLLKAGRIYPGGSAMVNTLRTMTYNAEEQLRSQRVQTSFLVQLAARTTPKGLHCLSMRLTTEYFALQPEERELPNQHKLQDPDLYHFAVFSDNVLTCSVVVNSTVSTARKSHLTMRIALRRSLNRRNTYSMSMWFLMNPPGKAIVQIQSIDSFEWLSSKYKEDQQKKRKGLDPRYTSALNHLRFYLPDIFPSVNKIVFLDHDVVVQKDLTRLFHVNIKGKVNGAVETCVEGEPSFRRMDMFINFTDPMVATRFDRNTCTWAFGMNIFDLKEWRKQNLTALYHKYLELGSERPLIKAGSLPIGWMTFYKYTHALDRRWHLLGLGYDSGVARAEIEQAAVVHYDGVMKPWLDIGIQKYKPYWKKHVSYEHPFMQQCNIQA, translated from the exons ATGAGGTTGCTTCGACGATGTACGAGGATTTTTATCCTCTCTTTGCTTGCTATTTCAGTCTTCACTCCTGTGTTCTTGCTTTCCTTTAGGCTCAAACACCTTAACTCTGATG CATCGCGAGACTTTGTTGAAGATTTATCGATTCTT AAGCACAGAATAGATGCTCAGGGGAATAGTGCAGTTCAACAG GAAAAAGTTGAAGGCCTAAAAGGACCACACTTGGTTGTATACAGAGATGAGAATGATAGGCTTGACAAAGCAGAGAATGTTAACTTACAGCAAAATAACG GGACCACATATCGCGGAGAAGAAAAAACTCAACGAAATCTATCTGAGCAAAAAGTGTCCTCATTTAGAGAAAAG GAAAAGTCCAGACCAAAAGGGGTTCAACACAGTCGGAGCATACAATCACATTCGCGGAGGCCATTAGATGAGAAAGTAAAAGAGATGAAAGATAAAGTGATAAGGGCCAAAGCGTACTTGAGTTTTGCACCACCAGGTAGCAATTCTCATTTTGTGAAGGAGATAAAGCTACGAATTAAAGAGCTAGAACGAGCTATGGGCGATGTCACTAAAGATTCTAGTTTGTCAAGGAG GGCCATACAGAAGATGAAAGCCATGGACGGGACCCTGCTGAAAGCTGGCCGAATATACCCTGGTGGCTCAGCTATGGTGAATACACTACGTACCATGACTTATAATGCTGAAGAACAGCTTCGATCACAAAGGGTTCAAACTTCCTTCCTTGTACAGCTCGCTGCAAGAACTACACCAAAAGGCCTTCATTGCCTTTCCATGCGGTTGACCACAGAATATTTCGCCCTGCAGCCTGAGGAGCGGGAACTTCCTAACCAACATAAACTGCAGGATCCCGATCTCTATCACTTTGCTGTTTTCTCAGACAATGTTTTGACGTGTTCCGTGGTTGTCAATTCAACTGTTTCAACTGCTAGG AAAAGTCATTTAACTATGCGTATAGCACTCAGAAGGTCACTCAACCGGCGAAATACCTATT CCATGTCAATGTGGTTCTTGATGAATCCTCCTGGAAAAGCAATAGTTCAAATCCAGAGCATAGACAGTTTTGAGTGGTTATCATCCAAATACAAAGAGGATCAGCAGAAGAAGCGAAAGGGCCTTGATCCAAGATACACTTCTGCACTGAACCACTTGCGCTTTTATCTGCCTGATATTTTTCCTTCCGTGAACAAGATTGTGTTCCTCGACCACGATGTGGTTGTGCAAAAGGATCTAACCAGACTTTTTCACGTCAACATTAAGGGTAAAGTGAACGGTGCAGTGGAGACTTGTGTGGAAGGTGAGCCTTCATTCCGCCGAATGGATATGTTCATCAATTTCACAGACCCCATGGTGGCTACAAGGTTCGATAGAAACACATGCACTTGGGCATTCGGGATGAATATATTTGATCTGAAGGAGTGGAGGAAGCAAAACTTAACTGCCCTCTATCACAAGTACTTGGAATTG GGAAGTGAGAGACCATTAATAAAAGCTGGTAGTTTGCCGATTGGTTGGATGACTTTTTACAAATATACACATGCTCTAGACAGGAGATGGCATCTCCTCGGACTGGGGTATGACTCGGGTGTCGCACGAGCCGAAATCGAGCAGGCAGCAGTGGTTCATTATGATGGAGTTATGAAACCATGGTTAGACATTGGGATCCAAAAGTACAAGCCATATTGGAAAAAACATGTTAGCTACGAACATCCGTTTATGCAACAATGCAATATACAAGCGTAG